The window ATTCAGCAAATTCCACAGTACGCCGTTACCGAAAGCCGCGTTGTAGGATCCGGTGATATCGAAGATTACACCGGAGAGCCAGCCTCCGAGCGCCATGCCCGCGAGCGTTGCCATCATCGCGATACCGACGCGCGCCCCGGCCTCGTTTGAGGGTAGATACTCGCGCACGATGATGGCGTAGCACGGTACGATGCCGCCTTGGAACAAGCCGAACAAGGCCGAAATCACGTAGAGCGAATTGAGGCCGTGAAAACCGAGATAAAGCAGCAGTGCGACACACTGCAAGACTGACCCGAGAAAAAGCGTCGCAAGTCCGCCCAAACGATCGGCGATCCAGCCCGAACCGATCCGGCTCACGATCCCGAAGCCGAGCATGAGCGAAAGCATCTGGGCACCGCGGGAAACACCGTAGCCGAGATCACCGCAGTACGCAACGATGTGCACTTGCGGCATCGACATCGCAACGCAGCAGCCGACACCTGCGAGCGCGAGCGCAGCTTGCAGGGCGTTCGGCGACAAACCTAGCTTTGCTTCCGAGCCGGCAGCGCCGTCGCGTCCTGCGGTTTCCGTTTGCGACGGCGGCTTACGACGCAGCGCGAGAGCAAGTGGCAGCATGGCGGCAATGCAAAAGACGCCGATCCAAAAATGCGTCTCACGCCAACCGATGTTGCTGATGAAATGTTGCACAACGGGCGGCCAACTGGCGCCGGCCAGATAATTGCCGCACGCGCAAATGGCGACAGCGATCCCTCGGCGTCGCGCGAACCAATGCGAGATGTCTGCGAGCAGCGGCGCGAACGTCGCCGCACTGCCGACGCCTATCATCGTGCCATGTGCGGCGGCGAAGAGCCAAAGGTTCGGTGCGCGGGACGCCGCGATATAGCCAAGCCCCAGCAATATCGTAGCGCCAACGATTGGCCGCACGATGCCGAATCGATCGACAAGCCGGCCGATGACGATGCCGCCTAGCCCGAAGCCGATCATTGCAAACGTGTAGGGCAGTGCCGCCTCTGCGCGCGAGACGCCGAACTCTGCTTGCACTGCAGGCAAGGCTACGATCACCGACCACATGCCGACTCCGCCGACCGTGCTGAGCAATACAGCGATGGCGAGACGCATCCATGCGTAAGTTGACTCGACGTCGCTCCTCGCGGACGCAGTAGGCATACAACCGCCACATTGTGCGTCTGTGTGCGCGTGCCTTTGCAGAGGAGTTCCTGCTTCCCACGCAAGCGCTGCAGAACGGAGTTACATTATGTTGAATTTTCTTCGCGTCGCTTTAGAGCGGCGCGCGACTTTTCACAATCGCTCCCCAAACCGCCGCCGACGCCGTTCGTAACGAATACGCTTGAGGCCAAAGTCGAAGCGACCTTTATGAAAGATCCTGGCTGTTCCGGAGGCGCAGGCGGACACGCTCGCCCAGCGATAACGTAAGGAACTCAAGGGCATGTACGTGCGCGATCACGACGTCGTGCCGATGAGAAGAATTGCGCGACCTGACGGAATCGAACCGCGAACCTAGGGCTTAGGAGGCGCTCGCCATATTTCTTCCGACACGATTCTTTGGGCAAACAACGTTTCTAGTCGACCAAACGTACTATTCTCTTAAAGGTATTTAAGATAATAGACGCTACTTGACTATGCGATTGTGACGTGTTACCGTCGGTTGCAATGTTGAGCGTGTACGCGATGATGATGTGTTGTATCTCGCCCCTGCGGGGATCGGCGTAGCGCTTAGACGCGTGCCCTGCATGGCTGCGTAGAGCCCTCGCCGATTCGGCGGGGGCTCTTCATTTTCTCTTCCCATCGAACAAGGAGAGACAGTCATGGAAGCGCCCGTTGCGACAACGCAGCACATCCCTCACTTAGCTATTGCCCGGGCCTACAATCGCATTACGGTGATCCATGAGTGATCATCTGCTCGAACTCGGCGCCGGTGTCGGCAGCAAAGTTGAATCAGTAAAAGCCGAGAGCGACTTCTTACGTGGAACGATCGCGGAACAACTTCTTAACGACAGTCCTAACCTTTCGGAGTCCGACGCAAACCTTCTCAAGTTTCACGGGAGCTACCAGCAAGAGGATCGCGACCAGCGCCGAGCGCGTCGCGACGAGGGTTCCGGCAAAGCGTACCAGTTCATGATTCGCACGCGCGTGCCCGGTGGCGTTTTGTCCGCAGCGCAATACTTAGCCGAAGAAACACTCGCGGACAAATACGGCAACGGCACGCTGCGGATCACGACCCGACAAGGATTTCAGCATCACGGCGTCCTCAAGGGAGATTTGCGTAGTGCGATCGCCGAGATCAATTCCGCTGATCTCACGACGCTTGCAGCCTGCGGGGACGTGAATCGCAACGTCATGACGTGCCCAGCACCGATCCGAACGTCCGCTGACGAAGCGATAGTAGAAATTGCGCAAGCAATCGCGCGTCACCTGACCCCGGCAACGCGCGGTTACCGCGAGATTTGGGTCGACGGCGAACGCGTCGAACAAGCCACTCCCGACGTCGAACCGATTTATGGTCCGACGTATCTGCCGCGCAAATTCAAGATCGGCATCGCGCGGCCTGACGACAACTGCGTTGATGTCTATACGCAAGATATCGGTCTTGTCGCAGACGTGGAGGGTGAACGGCTCCTCGGATTTACGATACTCGTCGGTGGCGGCATGGGAATGACGCACGGCAAAACGGCGACGTATCCACGACTCGGTACATCACTTTGTTTCGCCGTTTCGGACGATGTCCTGGGGATCGTCGAGGCCATTGTCACGACGTATCGGGACTGGGGCGATCGCAACAACCGAAAGCATGCGCGCCTCAAATACCTCGTCGAGGAGCGTGGCATCGCGTGGTTCCGCACGGAAGTGCAACGTCGCAGCGACATACCACTACGCGCGCCGCGGCCGGTCCGTTTAAGCGAGGTCGACGATCACCTTGGGTGGCAGCCGCAGCCCAACGGACGTTGGTGCTTCGGTCTATTCATCGAGAACGGCCGAATCAAAGACGACGAAACATCGGAATTGCGGACGGCTCTGCGCACCGTCATCGACCGCTTCCGTCCGGGCGTGCACCTCACGGCGCAGCAGAATATCTTGCTGACGGATATCCTTGTACCAGATATTCCTGAGCTGACGCGGCTCTTCGAATCGCATCGCGTCGCCATCGATCCGCGAAAGCTCGGCGCGCACCGGCACGCCATGGCGTGTCCTGCGCTACCAACGTGCGGCTTAGCTCTGACTGATGCTGAGCGCGTGCTCCCTGATGTCGTCGCAGCGATCGACGCCGAACTCGAACAGCTAGGTTTCGAGGATCGGCCGCTTAGTATTCGCATGACGGGATGCCCGAACGGTTGCGCTCGACCGTACATGGGCGACATCGGTTTCGTCGGACGGTCCAAGGATCTGTACGACATCTTTCTCGGCGGCGACTGGGCGAACACGCGACTGAACTGGCTCTTTGCGACAGGCATTCGCCTGAATGAACTTGCGTCGACGGTCGCGCCGCTCTTACGGCGATGGCAACAAGAAGGTGAGGATGAGGAGAGTTTCGGCGATTTTTGTCATCGGCTCGGGCGCGAGGCACTTACCGCAGTGGCGGCGGCAAGCTAACGGACGCGCATTAACCAAAAATGACGATAGAAGATTTCAGAAACCGTTTCTTTTCGGAACTAGCTCTGACGGCCTTGATCGTTGTTCTTGCTCTCGCGCTTAAGCGCAATTGAACGCAGGCGTCGCAGACGTCTCTGCCGACTAATCACATTATGAACGCGGGTTTCATTGCTACTTCTATCGCGACCGCGTTTACCATCATCGACCCAATCGGCATGATTCCGTTGACACTGGCCGCGACCGCGAGCGTCCCGCCGCAATCACGCGGCCGCACCATTGACCAAGCTGTTATAGTCGCGGCCATTGTTATTGCCGTCATGGGATTGCTCGGTCGCGCGATCCTGCACTATCTCGGCATCACGCTCCCTGCCTTCATGATTGCCGGTTTTGCAGCCGCTCTCGCCGCAACGTGGGCATGTATGCGCGCCGCGGCGGCTATCGTTGGACGCATCGGCAGCACGGGGATACACGTCGTCACGCGCCTACTCGGAATCATTCTGGCCGCGCTCGCGGTCCAGTTCGTTCTAAACGGTCTCGTTGCGACGCCGCTCTTCGCCCGATGACTACGTCGATTTACGTCATGACGCTTGTCGGCGTGGTCGCATTCGCGGTTTCCGGCGTTATCGAAGCGCGGCGAAAACAGATGGACCTTGTGGGCATCAGCGCAGCCGCGTTTCTTACCGCGTTCGGCGGAGGAACGGTCCGCGACATCTTACTCGGACGTTATCCAATCTTTTGGGTGACCGAGCAGTCGTATGTTGCCTTCGTCTTGGCAATCGCGGTGGTCGCATTTTTTGTATCTCGTCGGGTGACGCTCACGCCCAGCGCGATCGCCATTCCCGATGCGATTGGCCTGGGTGTTTTCAGCGCTACGGGAGCCCAGATTGCCGCCGATATGAACACGCCCGTCCTCATCGCAATCGTTATGGGCGTCATCACCGGATCGGTTGGTGGCGTATTGCGCGATGTTGTCTGCAACGAGATTCCAACAATTTTCGCACGAACGCAGCTCTACGCAACGTGCGCGGCGCTTGGCGCGATCGTCTATTTGGTAGCCAGAGCGATCGGCGCCGACACCCAGACCGGACTCATCGCCGGATCGCTCGCGACCATCGCCCTACGCCTTGCCGCCATCCGGCTCAACCTTCGACTCCCGGCCTAACATGGGACACATCTGGTTGCCGTTCACGCAAATGCGCGGGTTCGACATCGGGGAACGGACATTCGTGCGCGGCGAAGGGTGCACGCTCGTCGACGCTCACGGCAGACGCCTGTTCGATGCGATCTCCTCGGTATGGACGACGATTCATGGACACGGACATCCGCACATCGTCGAGGCAATCGCACATCAGGCAGCGATACTCGATCATGCGACGACGCTTGGGGCGGCAAATCTGCCGGCGGTCGCGCTTGCCGAACAACTCGCCAAGCTCAGCGGATTCGATCGCGTGTTTTTCTCCTCCGACGGCGCCTCGGCCGTCGAAGTCGCGCTGAAAATGGCGCTCCAGTATTGGCAGAATATCGGCAAAGCGCATAGGCGGCGTTTCGCTCGTCTCACGAATGCTTACCACGGCGACACGGCGGGAGGTATGAGTGTCTCCGATATCGCGCTGTTTAAAGAACACTTTGCCCCTGTTCTTTTCGAAACGCTGCCGTACGAAGGCGCGAGCGACGTTCTCCAACGCGACGACCTTGCGGCTGTCATCATCGAGCCCGTCGTGCAGGCCGCGGCCGGCATGCACATCATTCCCACCCACCTCTACGAGCCGCTTCGCGCGCGCCGCGATCGACGACCGCTTCTTATCGTCGACGAGATTGCAACAGGCTTCGGACGAACCGGACCGATGTTCGCCTCTACGGATCTTGCGCTCGAACCCGACATTATGTGCGTGGGCAAAGGCCTCACCGGCGGCACGCTGCCGCTCTCTGCAACCTTAACGCGCGAACACATCTACGAAAGCTTCCTCGGTGATTTCAACGAGGGACGACAGTTCTTCCACGGTCACTCGTACGCGGGAAATCCGATCGCGTGTGCGGCCGCGATCGCGTCGCTCGAGGTATTCGAGCGCGAGAACACGCTCGAGCACGCCTTGAATCTCGGCAGCGCGCTGGATGTTGTCCTTCGTTCGCTTAGTAACCGGAGGAGCGTGCGCGAAATCCGTCGCGCCGGGCTAATGTGTGCGATCGAGCTGAATCCCGATGCGCTTCAAATCGAGCATCCGAAAAGCGTCGCCTGGGGTGTTGCCGACGCAATGTATGAACGCGGCCACTTTACGCGCCCTCTCGGAAATGCAATCCAACTCGTTCCGCCACTCGCCTCGCGCGCGGAGGATTTGGTGGGTTTCGTGAAAGCTCTGAACGAGGTACTCGATGCCCACGAACACTGAGACAATCACATACCTGGATCGAATCGCGGATGAGCTCAGGAATCTCGAGCGGCAAGAGCTCCGGCGTGTCGTGCAACAGCAGAGCGCATTCGCTGAGGGCTCGCTGCTCGATTTCTCCTCAAACGACTACCTCGGACTATCGCAACATCCCGATGTTGTTGCCGCCCTCAACGACGCAACGCGAGTCGGATCGGGTGGTTCGCGCCTACTCGCGGGCGCTCACAACGCCCATCGACTGCTCGAAGAGGATCTTGCGTCGTTCGTTGGTCGCGAGAAAGCGCTCTTGTTTAGCTCCGGTTATCACGCAGCTCTCGGTGCAATCGGTGGCTTAGCGCGCGTCGTCGAGACCGGCTTTTCCGATCAGTTGAATCACGCATGTCTGATCGACGGCTTGCGTCTCACGAAACTCACGAAGACAATCTATCCGCATGCGACCCTTCCAAGAATGGGAGAGGCGAGCAAGCTGGTCCTAACGGAATCACTCTTCGGCATGGAGGGCGATGCCATTGACGTTGGAGCGATCGCCCGGTCTTTGCGACCAGACGACGTCCTGCTCATCGACGAAGCCCATGCGCTCGGAATTCTCGGCGAATTCGGCGGCGGTCTCGCCCACGGAATCGACGATCCCCGGGTCGTTGTCATCGGAACGCTGTCCAAAGCCTTCGGCGCGCACGGCGGATTCGTCGCAGGACCAAGACCGGTGATCGAATTCTTGCAGACCGTTGCCCGAACGTTCATCTTCGATACCGCACTCCCACCCGTACTTGCCGACGCCGCCCGAATCGCAGTCCGCCTCGCGAGGACTTACGACACGCAACGTGCGCATCTGTTGCGCCTCGCAGGTGATCTCCGCCAACGCGTGCGCGCAATCGGTTTTCGAGTCCCCGACGGACTCGGACCGATCGTGAACATGATCGTCGGCGATCCGCGCGCCGCGCTGGAACTTTCGCGCCAACTCCGTGAGGCCGGCGTGAATGCTCCCGCGATACGTCCGCCGACGGTTCCGAATGGAACGTCTCGGATTCGCATCACGCTGCGGGCAACACATACCGAGTCCGATGTCGACCACCTCGTTGGCGCACTGAGGCGGGCGTTGTGAGCATGCCGCGAATATACATAACGGGAACCGACACGGATGTCGGCAAGACGCACGTTACTGCCGCTCTCGCGCTTGCATTGCGCCGTTCACTTCCTCTGAGCATTCCGGTTACGATCGTGAAGCCCGTACAGACCGGCTGCGGACCGCTCGATTTGGGCGACGCTACGAAGGCTGCAGCGCTCGCCAACGCGCGACTCGACTCGGCGGTTGGCGCACAGGTGTTTTGCCGGGAGCTGCGCCGTTTCCGAAAAGCAAGCGACGGATATTCAGCGGCACTTGCTGAGGGTCTCGCCGTTCCGACCTCGACTGAGCTGGCGACGAAACTACAATCGATTGAAGGCGCAATTGTCGTCGAGGGTTCCGGCGGCGCCGCCGTTCCGATTAACGAACATGAGACGATCAGTCACGTCGCGGCTCGTGCCGGACTGTCGGCACTTGTCGTCGTCGGATTGCGTCTCGGCTGCATCAATCATGCGTTGCTCACGGCGCGATATCTCGCCGATCTCGGCGTTTCCACGCTCGGCGCAGTTTTGATTGAACGCTGGGAGAAAACCGAACCATCGTATCGGGAAGAAGTAACGCGCGCTCTACACAATGTTGTCCCAATTATCTCCGTCATTCCGTACGATCCAGCAGGATACGAATTAACGCGCGCCGCCCACGCTTTCGAAGAGGAGTTATGTCCAGTTTAGTTCCAGCCTCTGCCGCATTACTGCGCGAGTTCGCGGCTTGGCCGAACGACCGCACCGAGGATTGCTTTCGCTTGCTGGCAGCGTCCGCGACGCCGTAAGTGGCAAACGGATGTCGATCGAGGTCTTGCACAATGCGAAGAAAGGCGGGTGCTCTGAAGACTGTAGCTTCTGTTCGCAGGATGCCCGATACGCGACCGGTGTCGAGCCCGAGCAGTTAAGCACGGTCGAAGAGCTCCTTGAAGCTGCCCGCAATGCGCATGAGCGCATGTGAAGCATTTCACCACCTTTGAGGGTAGATCCATCCGGCACCGTGTACCGGCGCTAAAATGATATCTTGACCCTATTTCTCTCGCCATCGAAAGCTGATTGACTGATCGAGATCGGAAGTCAACGCGTGAACGAAGTCGTTCTCGAACGGCGTCGCCGAAGGCCATTATCTCGTTCAGGGGCAGCGATTCAAGCGCCACGTCCTCCGGATTCGACGTCGATCATGAAAACGGCTTCGTGAACGAACCGAGACTGAGTTGTGCTACAATGGAATGCCGTGCGAGACCACAAGGATTGGCGTCCATTCCTTGATCCCCAAGAAGCAGATTCGCCACCTTCCTGGTACGAGCTGAGCCAGAATGCTGCGCGCGATTCACGTCGACGATGGATGCAGCGTGCGCGACGTCGCAGTGCGCTCGCGCTGATCGGCATCGCCGGCATATTACTACTTCCCGGCACGTGGATGACGCTCGGATTCTGCGCATTTGTTTATTTCGGAACGGGCGCTGGATGGGCGCTCGTAAAAGCGTGGGAAGCGCACATCGAGGTCGGTGAAGCCCGCGCATCTCTAACTGAAGACGCGTTTCAGACGGCTCCGAGCGGGAGCATGTGATTCACGGCGTCGATGTCCTTCTCGGCCTCGGACGCGACGAAGAAGCGTGGATATTTGATCGTGCCGATGCGCAACCGTGGAACCCGGGCGCCTTCTCGGTCGCATCCATGCGATTCGTCGTGCGCTCCGGCGTTCAGAAACTGCGCTTTCACGATCTACGGCACTCGCACGCGACTCTTGCGCTCGCAGCAGGCACTGACTTGAAGACCATCTCTGCCGCGCTTGGTCACTCCGTCAGCGTCACCGCAAATACATACCTGCACGTCGTCGAAGCACTCCAGACGGAGCACGCGAGCCGCATCGACGGCATGCTACGCGGAGCGCTTGCTGAAGCGGCTTCGCGAAGCTCGGGCCCACAGCGGGCCCACAAGCCAACTTCGATAACAAAAAAAGCCCGTAATAACGAGCTTTCTATGGTAGCGCCAACGGGAATCGAACCCGAATAACACTGTCGATCCTTAACGACCGGTGTCGATTCTCGCCGGTTTCCACTCACGGATGTAGCAACACCTTGACGGTTTGAACCGACCCTTGTCGTTCCCTTACGACAGTGTCCGTGACCAATCGTGACCTTCTTCGGCAGCGCCAACGATCGTTCTGCTCGCTCTTGCGCTAAAGCGGGGACCGGGGAGCTCGCCTCTACTAAACGGCGGAACGCTAGCTCCCGCGTTAGTGATGTCGCGTTATCGAGATGTCGCTACGCGAGCATCGCCACCTTCACAGGTCTCGGCTTCGTAAAAGACCGCCTCGGGTCATAGCAGAACTAGTGATTAACTGTCGAAACATTCCTTTCGAAGAGCTTGCTTGTGCAGAGGCCCCTAACTGACGCGACGGCTGCCCTGCTTTCCTGCTGGCCCGCTAAGCGCGTATACGTTGCGATGTACATGCGATCAGTCATGAATACTAGTTCTTGTTCTAGTGCGAGCGCCTTGCCGTCTTGCGTTAGTTCCGTAGCAGCGATCTCGCCGGCGGCGAAACGCCCGCACCCTCGGTGCTACGGAGAACCTTGTAATGCAACTGGTTCTGGCCAAGCACAGTCGTTGCAGATCGCAACGATCCATGCGGCTGTCGAAGGATGAGAAGGTTAATATTCTCATGGAAGCCCCGGTCGGCGTGAGGCTGATAATAGGCCTCGATCGCGCCAGTGCGTAGAAGCGCTTCCGGCAGCCGAAAGTACGACCAACCCGGGGGGCTCAACATATCGTGGTTTTCAGCAAGACTTGGGAGACGTAACGCGAGGAATGCAATGAGCAGAAACACGAGGCCGTTGGCGAGTTGTCGGACCCCACAGGAAAAACACATCATGTGCTCCATGCTCTCTATTGGTACGATTATCAATCGTGTGCGGTGTTGAATTCAAGTATCTCGACAACTGTCACGATCGTTGATTTCGCGACGTTCCCGTTTTGCTCAGTCATCCTTGACATACTTACGCTGCAATCGACGACCAACAGCATTTCCGCCAGTGCCGCCACCTAATCCAGCGCAAATCCCCGTAATGATCTGCGATGGAACACTAAAATGCATATGGACGGCGGCCAAAAATCCGCCCACAAAACCTCCAAATGCGGGGCCAAGGGTGTAAAAGAGCACAACATGTTGTCTTAACATGCTAATCCTCACTTGCGGCCTAGCGGCCGACATTCCAGAGCATAACATTCCCGCCGTAATTGAGGTAGTTACCGGTAATGTTGCCGACAGCGAAACCCAAAAGGCCACCTAGTGCAGATCCGTAAGTGACTCCGGCCGCCCCGAGAGCTGTAGCGCCGAAG of the Candidatus Baltobacteraceae bacterium genome contains:
- a CDS encoding MFS transporter, coding for MRLAIAVLLSTVGGVGMWSVIVALPAVQAEFGVSRAEAALPYTFAMIGFGLGGIVIGRLVDRFGIVRPIVGATILLGLGYIAASRAPNLWLFAAAHGTMIGVGSAATFAPLLADISHWFARRRGIAVAICACGNYLAGASWPPVVQHFISNIGWRETHFWIGVFCIAAMLPLALALRRKPPSQTETAGRDGAAGSEAKLGLSPNALQAALALAGVGCCVAMSMPQVHIVAYCGDLGYGVSRGAQMLSLMLGFGIVSRIGSGWIADRLGGLATLFLGSVLQCVALLLYLGFHGLNSLYVISALFGLFQGGIVPCYAIIVREYLPSNEAGARVGIAMMATLAGMALGGWLSGVIFDITGSYNAAFGNGVLWNLLNGSIVLWLLLRRQRWQLAVPL
- a CDS encoding NADPH-dependent assimilatory sulfite reductase hemoprotein subunit; the encoded protein is MSDHLLELGAGVGSKVESVKAESDFLRGTIAEQLLNDSPNLSESDANLLKFHGSYQQEDRDQRRARRDEGSGKAYQFMIRTRVPGGVLSAAQYLAEETLADKYGNGTLRITTRQGFQHHGVLKGDLRSAIAEINSADLTTLAACGDVNRNVMTCPAPIRTSADEAIVEIAQAIARHLTPATRGYREIWVDGERVEQATPDVEPIYGPTYLPRKFKIGIARPDDNCVDVYTQDIGLVADVEGERLLGFTILVGGGMGMTHGKTATYPRLGTSLCFAVSDDVLGIVEAIVTTYRDWGDRNNRKHARLKYLVEERGIAWFRTEVQRRSDIPLRAPRPVRLSEVDDHLGWQPQPNGRWCFGLFIENGRIKDDETSELRTALRTVIDRFRPGVHLTAQQNILLTDILVPDIPELTRLFESHRVAIDPRKLGAHRHAMACPALPTCGLALTDAERVLPDVVAAIDAELEQLGFEDRPLSIRMTGCPNGCARPYMGDIGFVGRSKDLYDIFLGGDWANTRLNWLFATGIRLNELASTVAPLLRRWQQEGEDEESFGDFCHRLGREALTAVAAAS
- a CDS encoding MarC family protein is translated as MNAGFIATSIATAFTIIDPIGMIPLTLAATASVPPQSRGRTIDQAVIVAAIVIAVMGLLGRAILHYLGITLPAFMIAGFAAALAATWACMRAAAAIVGRIGSTGIHVVTRLLGIILAALAVQFVLNGLVATPLFAR
- a CDS encoding trimeric intracellular cation channel family protein, whose amino-acid sequence is MTTSIYVMTLVGVVAFAVSGVIEARRKQMDLVGISAAAFLTAFGGGTVRDILLGRYPIFWVTEQSYVAFVLAIAVVAFFVSRRVTLTPSAIAIPDAIGLGVFSATGAQIAADMNTPVLIAIVMGVITGSVGGVLRDVVCNEIPTIFARTQLYATCAALGAIVYLVARAIGADTQTGLIAGSLATIALRLAAIRLNLRLPA
- the bioA gene encoding adenosylmethionine--8-amino-7-oxononanoate transaminase — protein: MGHIWLPFTQMRGFDIGERTFVRGEGCTLVDAHGRRLFDAISSVWTTIHGHGHPHIVEAIAHQAAILDHATTLGAANLPAVALAEQLAKLSGFDRVFFSSDGASAVEVALKMALQYWQNIGKAHRRRFARLTNAYHGDTAGGMSVSDIALFKEHFAPVLFETLPYEGASDVLQRDDLAAVIIEPVVQAAAGMHIIPTHLYEPLRARRDRRPLLIVDEIATGFGRTGPMFASTDLALEPDIMCVGKGLTGGTLPLSATLTREHIYESFLGDFNEGRQFFHGHSYAGNPIACAAAIASLEVFERENTLEHALNLGSALDVVLRSLSNRRSVREIRRAGLMCAIELNPDALQIEHPKSVAWGVADAMYERGHFTRPLGNAIQLVPPLASRAEDLVGFVKALNEVLDAHEH
- a CDS encoding 8-amino-7-oxononanoate synthase, producing MPTNTETITYLDRIADELRNLERQELRRVVQQQSAFAEGSLLDFSSNDYLGLSQHPDVVAALNDATRVGSGGSRLLAGAHNAHRLLEEDLASFVGREKALLFSSGYHAALGAIGGLARVVETGFSDQLNHACLIDGLRLTKLTKTIYPHATLPRMGEASKLVLTESLFGMEGDAIDVGAIARSLRPDDVLLIDEAHALGILGEFGGGLAHGIDDPRVVVIGTLSKAFGAHGGFVAGPRPVIEFLQTVARTFIFDTALPPVLADAARIAVRLARTYDTQRAHLLRLAGDLRQRVRAIGFRVPDGLGPIVNMIVGDPRAALELSRQLREAGVNAPAIRPPTVPNGTSRIRITLRATHTESDVDHLVGALRRAL
- the bioD gene encoding dethiobiotin synthase, which gives rise to MPRIYITGTDTDVGKTHVTAALALALRRSLPLSIPVTIVKPVQTGCGPLDLGDATKAAALANARLDSAVGAQVFCRELRRFRKASDGYSAALAEGLAVPTSTELATKLQSIEGAIVVEGSGGAAVPINEHETISHVAARAGLSALVVVGLRLGCINHALLTARYLADLGVSTLGAVLIERWEKTEPSYREEVTRALHNVVPIISVIPYDPAGYELTRAAHAFEEELCPV
- a CDS encoding tyrosine-type recombinase/integrase, whose protein sequence is MIHGVDVLLGLGRDEEAWIFDRADAQPWNPGAFSVASMRFVVRSGVQKLRFHDLRHSHATLALAAGTDLKTISAALGHSVSVTANTYLHVVEALQTEHASRIDGMLRGALAEAASRSSGPQRAHKPTSITKKARNNELSMVAPTGIEPE